A stretch of the Sphingomonas sp. CL5.1 genome encodes the following:
- a CDS encoding aldehyde dehydrogenase, which translates to MTDAPGILERPDQFFIGGDWVAPSSGAKIDVINPATEELFISVAEAQAADIDRAVAAARLAFDKGPWPRLSHAERAKYLLAFGAELQRRLAEFSQVWTSEIGATRGVADGFLAGVPWVFEYYAGLAEKFQWVERHEALHSPGAVASFLVREPVGVVGAIVPWNGAPFLAAWKIAPAMLAGCTVVLKASPESPGALLLFGEIAKAIGLPAGVLNVVTADREVSELLVRNPGIDKITFTGSSAAGKKIASICGERIARCTLELGGKSAAVILDDYDVEEAAAHIATYAPVLSGQVCSSLTRLVISKHRHDAFAEAMAAAFKAISVGDPSDTAIGMGPLAMARQRDRVEGYIAKGREEGAKIATGGGRPAHLNRGYFIEPTVFTNVDNSMTIAREEIFGPVVSIIPADNEAHAVEIANDTLFGLNSSVFTNDPTRAYHVARQLQAGTVGHNWFRTDFSIAFGGFKQSGIGREGGTEGLLPFLETKTIILEGEPNLG; encoded by the coding sequence ATGACCGACGCCCCCGGCATCCTTGAGCGGCCCGACCAATTCTTCATCGGCGGCGATTGGGTCGCACCGTCGAGCGGCGCCAAGATCGACGTCATCAATCCCGCCACCGAGGAGTTGTTCATCAGCGTCGCCGAGGCGCAGGCGGCGGATATCGATCGCGCCGTCGCGGCAGCTCGCCTGGCGTTCGACAAGGGGCCGTGGCCGCGCCTCTCCCATGCCGAGCGTGCGAAATACCTGCTGGCATTCGGCGCCGAGCTTCAGAGGCGACTGGCCGAATTCAGCCAGGTCTGGACATCGGAAATCGGCGCGACGCGCGGCGTGGCAGACGGCTTCCTCGCGGGCGTTCCGTGGGTATTCGAATATTATGCGGGTCTTGCCGAGAAATTCCAGTGGGTAGAGCGCCATGAAGCGCTGCATTCACCCGGCGCGGTGGCGAGTTTCCTCGTTCGCGAGCCGGTCGGCGTGGTCGGCGCGATCGTACCGTGGAACGGCGCCCCGTTCCTCGCTGCCTGGAAGATCGCGCCCGCCATGCTCGCGGGATGCACCGTCGTCCTGAAGGCATCACCCGAGTCTCCTGGCGCGCTCCTGCTGTTCGGGGAGATCGCCAAGGCGATCGGCCTGCCCGCCGGCGTGCTCAATGTGGTCACAGCCGATCGCGAGGTGTCCGAATTGCTGGTGCGCAATCCGGGGATCGACAAGATCACCTTCACCGGCTCAAGCGCGGCAGGCAAGAAGATCGCCTCAATCTGCGGCGAGCGCATCGCCCGCTGCACGCTCGAACTCGGCGGCAAGTCCGCGGCGGTCATTCTCGATGATTATGATGTCGAGGAAGCCGCCGCCCATATCGCGACCTATGCGCCTGTTCTGAGCGGACAGGTCTGTTCATCGCTCACCCGCCTCGTCATCTCGAAGCACCGTCACGATGCTTTTGCGGAGGCGATGGCGGCGGCATTCAAGGCGATTTCCGTCGGCGACCCGTCCGACACCGCGATCGGCATGGGGCCGCTCGCGATGGCGCGCCAGCGCGATCGTGTCGAAGGATATATCGCGAAAGGACGCGAGGAGGGCGCGAAGATCGCCACCGGCGGTGGTCGTCCGGCGCACCTCAATCGCGGCTATTTCATCGAGCCGACCGTTTTCACCAATGTCGACAACAGCATGACCATCGCGCGCGAGGAGATTTTCGGCCCGGTCGTCAGCATTATTCCAGCCGACAACGAGGCCCATGCGGTGGAAATCGCAAACGACACGCTGTTCGGGTTGAATTCCTCCGTATTTACCAACGACCCGACTCGCGCCTATCATGTTGCGCGGCAACTTCAGGCGGGAACCGTCGGGCACAATTGGTTTCGCACCGATTTCTCGA
- a CDS encoding nuclear transport factor 2 family protein encodes MVNIMGWLIRSASGLALLLPIAASAESQGANVPESLRATVERLAAIEDIKLARIRFCRAIDNRDWAALNAVLTDDVSMRLSSKIDSDKAQTLADMQGRENVVKFTQNLLGEKMRTIHLVMMPDIAFDGPTHAHAKWWIDGYGDLSKADAALRERLKGKTGVVFEELEEDYVKIGGKWLIQKIDTVGVATY; translated from the coding sequence ATGGTGAATATCATGGGGTGGCTGATAAGATCGGCTTCTGGCTTGGCGCTATTGTTGCCGATCGCCGCGTCGGCTGAGTCGCAGGGTGCGAATGTCCCCGAATCCTTGCGGGCAACGGTTGAGCGATTGGCCGCGATAGAGGATATCAAGCTTGCGCGCATCCGTTTTTGTCGCGCGATCGACAATCGCGACTGGGCTGCGCTGAACGCCGTTCTGACCGATGACGTCTCGATGCGGTTGAGCAGCAAGATCGACAGCGACAAGGCCCAGACTCTGGCGGATATGCAGGGGCGCGAGAATGTGGTGAAATTCACGCAGAATCTTCTGGGCGAGAAGATGCGTACCATCCACCTGGTGATGATGCCCGATATCGCATTCGACGGCCCCACCCATGCGCATGCGAAATGGTGGATTGATGGCTACGGAGACCTGTCGAAGGCCGATGCCGCGCTCAGGGAGCGCCTCAAGGGAAAGACCGGCGTAGTGTTCGAGGAACTGGAGGAGGATTATGTGAAGATCGGCGGCAAATGGTTGATCCAGAAGATCGACACGGTTGGCGTCGCAACATATTGA
- a CDS encoding SDR family oxidoreductase codes for MNDIESKVVVITGASSGLGEAAARRLCAQGATVVLGARRFERIDALARELSASGASALAISTDVTRREQVQALVDRAIAIYGRVDVMLNNAGLMPSSRLELLKVDDWDRMIDVNIKGVLYGIAAVLPHMIERKRGHIINVASIAGHKVRGGGVVYAATKHAVRAISEGLRQEVKPWNIRTTIISPGAVATELAETITDPVVLEGMRAVYSRAISADSFAAMVTFAMSQPEDVDINEIIFRPTSQEY; via the coding sequence ATGAACGATATCGAGAGCAAGGTCGTCGTCATCACCGGGGCAAGCAGCGGCCTGGGGGAAGCTGCGGCGCGTCGTCTTTGCGCGCAAGGCGCAACCGTGGTGCTGGGCGCGCGCCGGTTCGAGCGCATTGATGCTCTTGCCCGCGAACTGTCCGCGAGTGGCGCCAGCGCGCTTGCCATATCCACCGATGTGACCCGGCGGGAACAGGTGCAGGCGCTCGTCGACCGGGCAATCGCCATCTATGGCCGTGTCGACGTCATGCTCAATAATGCCGGGTTGATGCCAAGCTCCCGGCTCGAACTTCTGAAAGTCGACGACTGGGACCGGATGATCGACGTCAACATCAAGGGGGTGCTTTATGGCATCGCCGCGGTGCTACCGCACATGATCGAACGGAAACGCGGCCATATCATCAATGTCGCCTCGATCGCGGGACACAAGGTGCGTGGCGGCGGGGTTGTCTATGCCGCGACCAAACACGCGGTGCGCGCGATCTCCGAGGGGCTGCGGCAGGAAGTGAAGCCGTGGAATATCCGCACCACGATCATCTCTCCCGGCGCGGTGGCGACAGAATTGGCGGAAACCATCACTGATCCCGTCGTGCTCGAAGGAATGCGCGCCGTATATTCCCGCGCAATCTCCGCCGATTCCTTCGCCGCGATGGTGACGTTCGCGATGAGCCAGCCGGAAGACGTGGATATCAACGAGATAATCTTTCGGCCCACCAGCCAGGAATATTGA
- a CDS encoding nuclear transport factor 2 family protein has product MAKMMKALLSCPIMLAPVIASAAMGRVANQPAIARPAELSGMARLLAMEEMKNLRMTFCRALDGHDWIALRSVITDDFEQYFAETDGPGGPDVRPPIRTKGGDAYVDFVKTVLTGQSIHICTMPQFVSVTANHAQALWFINGYGNIAGRSGLGYERLVEDYVHVDGKWRISKVDARIEAHVGF; this is encoded by the coding sequence CCATAATGCTGGCGCCCGTGATCGCCTCGGCAGCAATGGGGCGGGTCGCGAACCAGCCGGCCATCGCGCGGCCGGCGGAGCTATCCGGCATGGCGCGGTTATTGGCAATGGAGGAGATGAAGAACCTCCGCATGACCTTCTGCCGCGCGCTCGACGGTCACGACTGGATAGCGCTCAGGTCGGTAATTACCGACGATTTCGAGCAATATTTCGCGGAGACCGACGGACCAGGCGGCCCTGATGTTCGTCCGCCGATCCGAACCAAAGGGGGCGATGCATATGTCGACTTCGTCAAGACTGTGCTGACTGGGCAATCCATCCACATCTGCACCATGCCGCAATTCGTCAGCGTCACCGCCAACCATGCGCAGGCCCTTTGGTTCATCAACGGCTACGGCAATATCGCGGGGCGATCGGGCCTCGGCTACGAGCGGCTCGTCGAAGACTATGTCCACGTCGACGGCAAGTGGCGGATCAGCAAGGTCGATGCGCGGATCGAAGCGCATGTCGGATTCTAG